The sequence TCGGGGATCAGCCTCGTGGCCCTCGCGATGGGGTTCTTCGGTTTCGCGGAAATCGTCTGCGCCCGGACCAAGACGATTTCAGACAAGGCACAAAGCCGGGTGCGGATGCGCGACATGATGCCAAGCCGGGCGGAATGGCGGCGCAGCTTCGGCCCCTTCTGGCGCGGCACCGGGCTGGGTGCCCTGCTGGGGGCGCTGCCGGGTACCGGACCCACCATCGCGTCCTTCATGGCCTACAGCCAGGAAAAGAAGCTCTCGCGCGATCCGGCAAAGTTCGGAACCGGGACGATCGAGGGGCTGGTCGCACCGGAATCGGCCAACAACGCCGCGGCCCAGACAGCTTTCATCCCGACGCTGACGCTCGGCATTCCCGGCACCGCCACCATGGCGTTGATCCTTGGCGCCCTGATCGTGCAGGGCATCCAGCCCGGACCCCGCATGATGGCGGAGAACGCAGATCTCTTCTGGACCCTCATCGCGAGCTTCTGGGTCGGCAACCTGTTCCTGCTGGTCCTCAACATCCCGCTGGTCGGCCTTTGGGTGAAACTGGTGAGCGTGCCCTACCGGTTCCTTTTCCCCTGCATCATCTGCCTGATCTGCGTGGGCATCTACAGCATCGAGCTCAGCGCCTTCAACGTCTGGGTGATCCTGGCGACGGGGCTGTTGGGCTGCGCCATGCGGGCGACCCAGATTCCCGCGGCACCCCTGCTGATGGGCTTCATCCTCGGCCCCCTCATGGAGGAAAACCTCAAGCGGTCGTTGCAACTGGCGCGTGGGGACGCGACGGTGTTTCTCACCTCGCCGATCTCGGCCATCTGCATCGTGCTGGCAGTGGCGATCGTGGTGCTGCCCCTGATCGGAGGCTGGCGGGCGCGCCTGCGCTAGCAACGCGGCCGGGCGGGCCCTGCTGAGGCTCAGGCCGGCGCGGTGGGCGATTTTTCACCCGGGTCGTAGACTCCTGACCAGTCGCCGGGCCGTTGCGCGGCGGCCATTCGCGCCGTCCGCGCGCGCTGCAGCGCCAGAAGCCCCGGCGGCAGCCCGTCAAGGCGCGCGAGCGCCGATTGGGCACCCGCCGCGTCCCACGCCCGCCAGGCACGCAGCCAATCCTCCTGGGCAGTCCCGAGGACCTGAAACGAAGAGGTCCGCGCAAGGTCGGCGTCGCCGATCACCGCGTGCAGTTCCACCGGCTGTTCGCGCCCCTTGACCCGCACGAGATCGACTTCGAGCGTGGCCAGCCCCTGCCCCCGCGCGGTGTCCGCCGCTGCCAGCGTCTCGACCCCGTAGAACCGCGTCAGCGCCTCGATCCGCGATGCGACGTTCACCGGATCGCCGATGGCGGAATAGGCGAACCGCTGGGCGGAACCGAGGTTGCCCACGCAACAGGTGCCCGTGTTCAGACCGATCCCGATCGACAGGGGCGGATGGTCGGCCCCGCGGTTGAGCGCATCCAGCGCGCGCCCCATCGCCACGGCGGCCTCGGCCGCGCGGCGGCGGTGTTCCTCCACCGGCAGCGGGGCATTCCAGAACGCCATGATCGCGTCCCCGATGAACTTGTCGATGGTCGCGCCATGGGCCATCAGAATATCCGTCATCGGGGTGAGAAAACCGTTCAGAAGGGCCGTCAGCGCCACCGGGTCCATGCCTTCGGACAGGCCGGAAAAGCCGCGCAGATCGCAGAACAGGATCGTGATCTCGCGCGCTTCGCCGTCGAGCCGCGCGGCCGACGGGTCGTCGGCCAGCTTCTCGACCACGGTGGGCGCGAGGTAGAGCGAAAAGGTGCGGCGCACGCTCTGGCGCTCCCGTTCGGTCAGCAGCGCCAGCGCAGTCGCACCGGCGAGAAAGGTAGCCAGAATGGCCAGCGAGGGCACGACCGGGTCCAGTACCAGACCCCGCTCGAAGCCCGTCCAGGCGAGCCACAAGGCGCCGACCGCCGCCCCGCCCGAGACAAGCGCCGCCCAGCCCGCGCCGACCAGCGGGATCACCGCCGCCAGAACCGCTGCCGCCAGAACGGCCCCCGTGATTTCCGCGCCGGGCGCCCAGCCCGGCCGCACGAGGCTGGTGCCCGACACGATCTGGTCGATCGCCTCGGCGTGGGCTTCGACTCCCGGCACCACGGTCCCGATGGGCGTCGCGACAAGGTCGCGCAGGCCGGCGGCAGAGGTGCCCACCAGCACGATGCGCCCCGCGATGTCCGATGCCATGGCGCCGGGGTCGCCGAGGATCAGGTCCGCCGCCGAAAGGCGGGGCATGCCCGGCAGCCCGGACCAGTGCAGCCACAGCCGCCCGTCTGGCCCCGTCGCACTTTCGAACTGGCCCACGCGCAATGCTTCGACCCCCGGCCGGGCCTCGCCCTCGCTCACCCGGAGTTGCAGCGCCCCCGCCCCCTGCGCCACGCGCAGGGCCTCCACCGACAGCGCCGGAAACAGCCCGGCCTCGGTCGCGTAGACGAGGGGCACACGGCGGACCACGCCGTCCGGTTCCGGCAGCAGGCTGAAACTGCCGATACCGGCAGCCGCGTCGCTCAGCGCGTCGAGATTGGTAACCGCCCCCCCCAGCCGGGGTAGGAAGCCCGCGGGATCGGCCCCCCTGACGGCGAAACCCGCTTTGACCGCCGGGGGCTGGCCGCGCGCTTCGGGTGTCAGGATCACCCCGGCCACGACCGGGCCCGCCGCAAAGGCCTCAGCCAGCCGCGCGTCGCCATCGCGGACACCGCCCGGAAGCTCGACCGCCCCGCCGGCCTGCCGGACGATCCGGGCTGCCGCCTCGGCAGACAGGCGATCCGGTTCCGCAAAGACGATGTCGAACACGATCGCCGCCGCCCCCAGATCGGTCAGGCGTTCGACCATCAGGGCAATGTCGCTGCGGGGCCAGGGCCACTGCCCGAGGCGCGCGATGGCGCCTTCGTCGATATCGACGATGGCAACGGGCGGGTCCACCGAAACGCGCGGGGCCATGCGCTGGAAGGCGTCGACCACCAGTGTCTGGGCCCGCTCGGCCACGCCGGGCGCGGCAAGAAGCAACCCGATGACCAGAAAACCGGCAACCACACCGCTCGCCGCCGCTTTTCTGCGCACCCTGCCGTGAATGGGTTGTTGCCGCCGCGACACGGGATGCCTCATTTCAGTCCAGATTCATTTTTTACATAATGACACTCGCAGGACGAGTCATAATGCAACCGATTCGTCCATTTCGTTGAGTCCCATGCGTATATTTTATCTTGCCGCGGCCTTTTCCATCGCCGCCGGATCCGTCGCCGCTCAGGCGGTATCAGATCTCGACCATGCCCGCGCGCAGATTGCCGCCGGGCAGACACAGGCGGCGCTCGCGCCGCTCGAACGCCTCCTGCTGACCGACCCCAACGATGACCAGGCCCGCCTGCTCTATGCCCGGACGTTGTACGACCTCGGGGATTACGAGGGCGCCGAACGGGAACTGGCCCTTCTCCAGGGCCGGCTGGGTGCGGGGCAGTCAGCCTATGCCGCCGATCTGCTCGCGAAGTCCAGGGCGCGGTCCAAACCCTTTCGCGGCAGCGGCACGCTGCGCACCGGCCTGCGGTACGCCACAGATCCGACGCTGGGCGCCGGGGCAGCAGCCACCAACGAGGACGACGTGACCGCCTTTGTCGGGATCGACATCCGGTTGCAGCACGATATCGCGGGCACCGGCGGCGGCGCGGCCTTCGCCGAATTCGACCTGCGCGGAGAAGCCCATTCCGAGGCCGATGCCTTCGACGGTTTCTACGGCGGCCTGCGCTTCGGCCTCGAACTGCCGCAGGCCGACATCACCTTCGTCCCCTACCTGACGGCCTACTCCGACCGGACCTTCGATGGCGGTCGGCAGAACAATTACGGCGGCGGTATCGCGCTGCGCCACGCGCTCAGCCGCCGGACCGAGATCACCGCCGGCATCGAAATGCTGGAACGGGACTACGACAACACCGCGCTCTACTCCGACGGGTCGGCCGTCAGGGCCAGTTTCGGGGTCCGCTACAAGGCCAGCGCCGGTCTGACCCTCGGGGCCGCCATCGCGCACGAGGCGCTTGACGCGGATATCGTCGGCGCGGGCTACGATGCGCCCGAACTCACGCTTGAGGCGGCCTATGCGCTGCCGGGCAGCGGGCTGCTTTTCGGGCGGATCGTCCTGATCGACAGGGATTACGACAACGGACGCAGCGAGAAGATCGACGACTTCTTCGTGGGCTACAGCCGCCCGTTGACGATCGGCGGCCTGCGCGACGTGTCGTTGCAGGCCGGGGTGCGGCATGAAAGACGCCGTGGCACGGCATTCGACGGCGACAACACCTCCGTCGAGCTGAGCCTCGTACGCGGCTTCGAGTTCTGAGGATCAGGCAGATGACCGACAAGAAACGACTTGCCCTTGCACTTGCCGCTTCAGCCAGCGCCTTTGCCCTGACCCCGGCTGCCGCCCAGCAGATCGGCACCTCAAGCGCCGTGCGCGGCAGCGTGGTGCTGACACCGGCAGCCCAGCCCACGCCCCGCCCCGCCACCGTCGGCGCGGGGATCGCGCTTGCCGACAGGGTGGAAACCCGTGCGGCCAGCACCCTTCAGGTCCTGTTGCTGGACCGGTCGACCTTCACGGTCGGCGAGAATGCCGCGCTTCTGATCGACAGGTTCGTCTATGACCCCGATCAAAGCCGGGGCGAGATCGCCGCCGAGGTCACGCGCGGGGCGTTCCGCTTTGTCTCCGGCGCGGTTTCGCGGCGCGGGACCGGCGCGCGGATCGCCACGCCGGCGGCCACCATCGGCATTCGCGGCACCTTCCTCGAAGGGATCGTGGGGCGGCGCGCCGTCGAAGCGGCCCGCGCCGCCGGTCTAGACGTGAGCGGATGCGCCGATCCGGATCTCGCGCTCTTCGTGGCCCTGCGCGGCCCCGCGGGCAATCCGGGACGGGGCGGCCAGATCACGGTGACCAGCCGCATGGGCAGCCGTACGCTGTCGCGCCCGAACCAGGCCGTTTTCGTGGGCGGGCCCGACTGCGAGGTGACCTCGCCCACCCGGTATGGCGGCACCGCGCGCGAGATCCTCGACGAGTCGCTGCGCACTGTGCCGACCGGCCGCGCGACGGGACGGATCACGGGCGGTAGCGCCACCGAGACGATCGGCGGCGCACCGGTAGCGCCCGGCCGCCCGGAGCCGGGCGGACTCACGGTCGATCTGGAGGACTTGCCGCCTCCGCCTCCTCCTCCGCCGCCACCACCACCTCCGCCGCCGCCGCCTCCACCGCCGCCGCCTCCGCCACCACCGCCGCCCGGCAGCGGTGTGCCGCAGAACTAGGGGCGCATGTCGCAACGGTCGGTCCTTCTGGGCACCGAAGCTTGGCCGAACGCCGGCCGTGGGCACCATGCCCGGCTGGCCACCGTCGGCGATGCGCTGCGCGCACGTGGTTGGCAGGTCATCCAGCCACCTGCGGACAGCACGCCGCGGCTTGCGCCCCGCACCGACCGGCTGGGTGATGGCAGCTTTGCCGAAACGATGGCGGGGTTCGGGCTCGACGATACCGAGGGCATGAAAGCCCGGATGGAAGGCTGGATGCTGCATCTTGGCGCGGCGCTGCCCGACCTCGTGATCGCCGACCTTTCACCGCACCTGGTCCTCGCGGCGCGGGACCGCTTTCCTGTCCTCACGGTGGGCAACGGGTTCTTCCTGCCGCCGCCCGGCCTGTCACCACTGCCTGCGCTGCCCGGTCTGGGCGCACCACGTATCGATCAGGACCGCCTGCTTGCCGGAATCAACACCGTGCTGGACGATTTCGGTCGGCCCGCCCTTTCGCGCCTGTCCGAGGTGATGTCGGGCGATCGCCCCATGGTCATGGTGCCGGAGCCGCTCGACCCGTATCGGGGGCAAAGGGCGATCCCACGCCACGACGTGATCCTGCCTCCCGGCGTCCATGGGCGGGGCACAGGCGGGTCCGCGATATTTGCCTATGCCTCGGGGTCCACGCCGATGGCCCAACGCGTCCACATCGCCGAGGCCATGACACTTCTGTCGCAGCCGCGCATCGCCGTCCTGCCGGACCTGCCGGCGCAGGTCGCCGGACGGCTTCACGACAGCGGCACGCGGCTCATCCAGCACAACCTGCCGCTGGCCGACATCGCCGCGCAGGCGCGGCTGGTGGTTCACACCGGCAGCCTTGGCCTTGCGGCGGCGATGCTGCACGCGGGCGTGCCGCAACTGGCGCTGCATACAGACGGGGAAAAATCGCTGACCGCCGCCGCACTGGCGGAAATCGGGGTGGGAAAACAGATGCGGCTGGACACGATGCCGCCCGTGCCGGAGGTCGCCGAGGCGATCCGCAAAGCCAGCATGGATAGGTCGATGCAGGCCGCGGCGGCGGCGCAGGCCTGCGCGCCCTGGACCGATCCGATCCCGGCCCTCGTTGCCGCCGCGGAAGACCTCGCCGCCTAGTCGGCAGGCGGCTTGGGACGCAGCCGGGTCCGATGCGGCGGGTCCACCGGCCGTTCGGGGCCACGCATGTAATCCCTCTGCCAACCCGCGCGCCGTGCGTCGCTGCCTTCCTCGCCAAGGTCCGCGATGAACCTTTCGCGGTCCCTTGCCCATGCACGGTGCGCCTGCTGGTCGGGATCGCCGGCGTCCTGCGCCATCACGCGTGGGGTCACCGCTTCGATCAGACCGCGCGGCATCGGAAAGAGATGCGCAAACGGCTCTCCGGCCTCGAAAGCGACTGTCGCCCCCACGGTGGTAAAGCGCCAGTTCATCGTCAGGCCGAACGGAGACCAGTCCGTCTCCACCACGCCGGTCAGGCCCTGTATATGCGGCTTGGGCCGGTTCACCGGACCCTGAAGCCAAAGATCGTACCCCGGCGATGTGCGGATCAGGCCGGGCACCTGAAAGGTCAGGATGCCCGCCCCGAAATGGCTGACGGCCAGCGGGGACCGGGCGTCGTCGAAACCCGCGACCACCACGTCGTCGATCCCCTGCCCGCCTGTCCAGGTCGCCACGAAACGCGTGGGGTTGAGCAGTTCCCAGCCGTGGGCATTCGCGATGGTCAGAGGCAGGCACCGGTTGGCGTAGCCCTGCGGCGTCGCATCCATCCAGTCCCGCCGCGCCGGGGCGGGGCGCAGTTCAATGCCCCACGCGGGGTCGAGCGCGAGCCGCAGGTCGATGCTCATGTCACGATCTCCTCCAGCAGCCCGGCGTCGATCTGGGCCCGCATGTGGGCGTAGCCGATCTCGGCCAGCCGTTCCCCGGCATGCCAGTCCATCAGGCCGAGCTCCGGCGGGATCGGCGGCACCACCAGCACGTTGCCCTGCATGCAGGCCGCGGCATGGGCGCGCCGGCTGGTGACGGCCATCGACTTTTGCAGCAGTTGCATGATGCGCGGGAAATCCTGCGGATCGCGCCGCCGCAGCACGAGATCCCTCGCAAGGTCAAGCCGACCCGGCAGGCTTTCGTAGCGGCTTTGCAACCGCCATTCCTGAAGCTGCGACAGGCCGACCACGATGTTCGGGCCGAGCTTCAGCTCCTGCATCGGGGCGATGGGCAGGTTATCGACGATGCCGCCATCGATCAGCACCTCGCCGCTGTCCGTCACGACGGGGGGCAGCAGCCCCGGCAGGGAGCCGGAGGCCCGCACCGCCTTCCAGGCGTCGCCCGTGCGGTGCAGGTAGATGCCGTTGCGGGTGAGCGACGTCGAGACCGCCAGCACCGGCACCGGCAGGTCCTCGAGCAGGTACATCCCGTAATGTTCCTGCAGCCGCGAGTCGAAGGGATGGTGGTCCAGCAGCGCGTGGATCGGGATCGTGAGCTTCTTCAGCGCGCCCGACCGGACAAAGATGTCCTGTGACCGGCGCAGGACCTCCATCGGGTCCAGCCCCGCCGCCAGCGCGATGGCCATTGCCGCCCCGCCGCTGGTGCCGCCGTACATGTCGATCTGCACCCCGGCTTCGTCGAGCGCACGGGCGATCCCGAGATGGGCACAGCAGAGCGCCCCGCCCCCGGCAAGGATCAGGCCGAGCCCCCGCCCCGACACGAGCCGGCCGGCACGCGAGATGTCCGCTTGCGTGGCCACATGGTGGTGCAGATGCGGTGCACGCGGTTCGATCCAGGCGGCGGTTCCCGAGATCGGTGCCTCCGGCTCCCGCAAAAGGACGAGGTGTCGCGCTTCGGGTCGATAGAGCGTCAGCGCCAGCCGTTCCAGACCGTTGAGCGCGGAGGCGGACCGGACATCGCCGACCAGCATGCAGAGATCGGACTGGCGCAGTGCGGCGACGGCGAACGCGGTCTCCTCCAGCCCTTCGATCCAGATCACACGGGTATCGGCCTCCCCCTCGCGGGCCAGCAGCCATCGTGCGATCCCGCGGGGGTCA is a genomic window of Sulfitobacter alexandrii containing:
- a CDS encoding FecR family protein, giving the protein MTDKKRLALALAASASAFALTPAAAQQIGTSSAVRGSVVLTPAAQPTPRPATVGAGIALADRVETRAASTLQVLLLDRSTFTVGENAALLIDRFVYDPDQSRGEIAAEVTRGAFRFVSGAVSRRGTGARIATPAATIGIRGTFLEGIVGRRAVEAARAAGLDVSGCADPDLALFVALRGPAGNPGRGGQITVTSRMGSRTLSRPNQAVFVGGPDCEVTSPTRYGGTAREILDESLRTVPTGRATGRITGGSATETIGGAPVAPGRPEPGGLTVDLEDLPPPPPPPPPPPPPPPPPPPPPPPPPPPPGSGVPQN
- a CDS encoding nucleotide disphospho-sugar-binding domain-containing protein produces the protein MSQRSVLLGTEAWPNAGRGHHARLATVGDALRARGWQVIQPPADSTPRLAPRTDRLGDGSFAETMAGFGLDDTEGMKARMEGWMLHLGAALPDLVIADLSPHLVLAARDRFPVLTVGNGFFLPPPGLSPLPALPGLGAPRIDQDRLLAGINTVLDDFGRPALSRLSEVMSGDRPMVMVPEPLDPYRGQRAIPRHDVILPPGVHGRGTGGSAIFAYASGSTPMAQRVHIAEAMTLLSQPRIAVLPDLPAQVAGRLHDSGTRLIQHNLPLADIAAQARLVVHTGSLGLAAAMLHAGVPQLALHTDGEKSLTAAALAEIGVGKQMRLDTMPPVPEVAEAIRKASMDRSMQAAAAAQACAPWTDPIPALVAAAEDLAA
- a CDS encoding DUF6065 family protein, encoding MSIDLRLALDPAWGIELRPAPARRDWMDATPQGYANRCLPLTIANAHGWELLNPTRFVATWTGGQGIDDVVVAGFDDARSPLAVSHFGAGILTFQVPGLIRTSPGYDLWLQGPVNRPKPHIQGLTGVVETDWSPFGLTMNWRFTTVGATVAFEAGEPFAHLFPMPRGLIEAVTPRVMAQDAGDPDQQAHRAWARDRERFIADLGEEGSDARRAGWQRDYMRGPERPVDPPHRTRLRPKPPAD
- a CDS encoding patatin-like phospholipase family protein, with translation MTLNIFDDAAETRLAQHGEIRHLERGERLVAAGEAADTLYFVRSGRFHVVVGGAVIAEISEGDPIGEIAFFSGARRTADVVAARDSEVLALDRTAWEGAAQMPGVVDGVLKSLSERLGAAVPHVPRLAAAPPKVVVLVPAGGKAVEADFAKPFAKALSGAAPLRARDIPADLRDDPRGIARWLLAREGEADTRVIWIEGLEETAFAVAALRQSDLCMLVGDVRSASALNGLERLALTLYRPEARHLVLLREPEAPISGTAAWIEPRAPHLHHHVATQADISRAGRLVSGRGLGLILAGGGALCCAHLGIARALDEAGVQIDMYGGTSGGAAMAIALAAGLDPMEVLRRSQDIFVRSGALKKLTIPIHALLDHHPFDSRLQEHYGMYLLEDLPVPVLAVSTSLTRNGIYLHRTGDAWKAVRASGSLPGLLPPVVTDSGEVLIDGGIVDNLPIAPMQELKLGPNIVVGLSQLQEWRLQSRYESLPGRLDLARDLVLRRRDPQDFPRIMQLLQKSMAVTSRRAHAAACMQGNVLVVPPIPPELGLMDWHAGERLAEIGYAHMRAQIDAGLLEEIVT
- a CDS encoding CHASE2 domain-containing protein, which translates into the protein MRRKAAASGVVAGFLVIGLLLAAPGVAERAQTLVVDAFQRMAPRVSVDPPVAIVDIDEGAIARLGQWPWPRSDIALMVERLTDLGAAAIVFDIVFAEPDRLSAEAAARIVRQAGGAVELPGGVRDGDARLAEAFAAGPVVAGVILTPEARGQPPAVKAGFAVRGADPAGFLPRLGGAVTNLDALSDAAAGIGSFSLLPEPDGVVRRVPLVYATEAGLFPALSVEALRVAQGAGALQLRVSEGEARPGVEALRVGQFESATGPDGRLWLHWSGLPGMPRLSAADLILGDPGAMASDIAGRIVLVGTSAAGLRDLVATPIGTVVPGVEAHAEAIDQIVSGTSLVRPGWAPGAEITGAVLAAAVLAAVIPLVGAGWAALVSGGAAVGALWLAWTGFERGLVLDPVVPSLAILATFLAGATALALLTERERQSVRRTFSLYLAPTVVEKLADDPSAARLDGEAREITILFCDLRGFSGLSEGMDPVALTALLNGFLTPMTDILMAHGATIDKFIGDAIMAFWNAPLPVEEHRRRAAEAAVAMGRALDALNRGADHPPLSIGIGLNTGTCCVGNLGSAQRFAYSAIGDPVNVASRIEALTRFYGVETLAAADTARGQGLATLEVDLVRVKGREQPVELHAVIGDADLARTSSFQVLGTAQEDWLRAWRAWDAAGAQSALARLDGLPPGLLALQRARTARMAAAQRPGDWSGVYDPGEKSPTAPA
- a CDS encoding tripartite tricarboxylate transporter permease; translated protein: MDTLSSLQSGFMAVLTVQNLFYCFAGVTMGTFIGALPGLGAMLGIALLLPVTLYLPAEASIIMLAGIYYGGEYGGSISAILINVPGTPSSTVATLDGHQMARQGRAAVALFASALASFLAGSVGIVLMMLFSPIIGRFALNFGSVEYFAVMLVGLLGAASVSSGSRLKAYLAVLLGLIFGTIGADVSTGTQRFTLGFPEFISGISLVALAMGFFGFAEIVCARTKTISDKAQSRVRMRDMMPSRAEWRRSFGPFWRGTGLGALLGALPGTGPTIASFMAYSQEKKLSRDPAKFGTGTIEGLVAPESANNAAAQTAFIPTLTLGIPGTATMALILGALIVQGIQPGPRMMAENADLFWTLIASFWVGNLFLLVLNIPLVGLWVKLVSVPYRFLFPCIICLICVGIYSIELSAFNVWVILATGLLGCAMRATQIPAAPLLMGFILGPLMEENLKRSLQLARGDATVFLTSPISAICIVLAVAIVVLPLIGGWRARLR
- a CDS encoding tetratricopeptide repeat protein → MRIFYLAAAFSIAAGSVAAQAVSDLDHARAQIAAGQTQAALAPLERLLLTDPNDDQARLLYARTLYDLGDYEGAERELALLQGRLGAGQSAYAADLLAKSRARSKPFRGSGTLRTGLRYATDPTLGAGAAATNEDDVTAFVGIDIRLQHDIAGTGGGAAFAEFDLRGEAHSEADAFDGFYGGLRFGLELPQADITFVPYLTAYSDRTFDGGRQNNYGGGIALRHALSRRTEITAGIEMLERDYDNTALYSDGSAVRASFGVRYKASAGLTLGAAIAHEALDADIVGAGYDAPELTLEAAYALPGSGLLFGRIVLIDRDYDNGRSEKIDDFFVGYSRPLTIGGLRDVSLQAGVRHERRRGTAFDGDNTSVELSLVRGFEF